In Daphnia pulicaria isolate SC F1-1A chromosome 9, SC_F0-13Bv2, whole genome shotgun sequence, the genomic stretch ACAACAAATCGGGTAGCAGCACGGTGGTGCAGGTGACGGCCGTGGGCGACACGGACGACCTGGCGCTGGTCAGCCAGGGCAAGAATTTGAACGTCATGTACGGCGCCTCGCCGTCGACCATCGACAAATATTCGCGAGTCATTTTCCCCGTTTGCTTCACCTGTTTCCACCTCATGTACTGGGTCATCTACCTCCACGTCTCCGAGGTCGACACCAAGGACCTTACCCTACACAATCCCAAATAATCATCACgccaaacccccccccccccccccccaccaactCGGCGTCGATTTCTCTCATCAATCCAATCAATTTTaagcaaattaaaataatactatatcatcattttttaaaaagggaaagaaggtGCGCGGCCAGTGTAATTGACGGCCTCGCACCCTACCCGCTAAAATACGCACGAATCTAAAGCATCAAATGGcgatccattttttaaaaatttaaatacgaTATAATTAATTAGTTAAAACTCCCCCTCCCCTTAAAAAACCATTTTCCTCCTCATCAatatgtttcttcttctctctgtaATCTTGTTCGATGACgaaattgttaatttgtttttcgtttgatCTCGCGATTTACGCAATACGAAAAAATTGTaagataaaatatttaaataatactAGACAGTTTATtgtatacataaaaaaaacatcttttcGTCGCTCTCTTACTTCTCgattgatttgaaaatcattCGTTATTATATAATCATTTTTCTATGTAATATATTCAACTAACTATATATACTACTGCCTCATAtaataaaagtattttttttataatatcaAGTATATACAGGTATATATACTTCAGACTACTACTAATAATAATGATGTAATTATAAATTATATTGACATGTATCTCTCCGGgttgtttattaattattattatcgtaTGTTATCTTGTTTTCGAAAATATCCTCTCCCCtcaacaaaattttatctCTTTCATCAACTATTATTAatatatatctctctctctctcaccatTTTACTCTACTAGTCATCCTGGGGCTACAACatctaaatttttcatttcattaattacgtaaaaaattcaattttttcaatttacaacaaaacaaattaatttgaacCATTTCCaaagttctttctttctccacttccacttgaaaaaaaaaaacccaattgaaaaatataaaaaattatgatatAACCTACTACAACTACTATAATAGCCAGACGATGTATAATACTAATCATGTTTAAAGTTATCAattggctgtgtgtgtgtgtgtgtgtttgtacataataatttgttttcgttCGCTGGATTTGTTGGGATCGCGTTTGTGTTTCCATAATTATGAAATGGACCTTGGGAAAACGGGTCTATGTAATTTAATATTCGACTGACAAGTGGATGAAGTGTGTAGGGCTCAAcgcgtgttgtgtgtgtgtgtgatataCAAGAGAGTCATCATTAATTATCAAACGTGTGGGTGGGGGGGATTTGGTTTTAATGAAGATGAATAATAaccggggggaaaaataagagagacaTATATCATCATCTGAATGTTATTGGAAAATATGGCCGCTGATGATTACTGTATTTTACGATgtgacacacacgcacacacacacatacatacctTTATTACaacctccccccttttttttgacTGATCGACTCGCTGCTATAGATGATATATAGTATGAAAGCAATAAAACTCTAAAAAAAACCAGAACAAATGTTGCAATTTATCGTGTTGTTTactgtcgagaaagaaatttGGCGCAACGGTTTCGAATGAAAAACGTGGAACTTCTTCTTTATACTGACAAGATGAATCATGGCCGTGTGTAGTTGTTGGTTTTTCCTTGTAATTTCGACCACATTTGCGGTTGATTCATTTGGAAATGAGCCCAGAAAGTATAGACGTCTTCATAAAGGCTCCGCACATTTATTCGCTTGGCTGGGATCAGAATTTTTCCCgagatatataaaaaaaataaagaaaaaaaaacattcaaaggcATATTAGTTATTACCCGTCATGATTCATCGTGTTCTCCCGGCTTGGAAGTCGGAACAGATGTGACCGCATGTAAAGACGGCTAGTTGGCAGACAAAGTGCCTAATTTGTTGTCggactcaatttcttttggtaTACCAGCGGCGAGTCCTTTATATGCTCTGAAAGGGCtaataaaaagagacaagTAATTAATATTCCCGTTCTTTGATGAGAATGCGCAAAGTGGGTACAGATTCTAAGAGCGGCAACGCAGGACGTCAATTTTCGTCTGCTGCTTTGACTTGACTTTTTCggtcgatttttttatttctttcaatttaaaGCTAAAATTATGttcaacagaatatttaccaccGTAAAACCTTTCATGGTTGACACATTTGTTCACCAGCAATCTCCTTTGAAATGCTCCAGCATTTTTAACATCCTGGGTATGTGAAATTTCTCTCGAACATTTCAAGTTATCATCAATACAGGTCTTAAAACTCATGCAATCCTTATATTGTACAGGGATACAGTTGAGAACCTATAATCCCAAGGTAAATATCGAGTGGGTTCCACCACCAAAAGTTTCTTGCTTAGATCCTTCAAAAAGTGGAGATAGAGGTACTCTACCCAAGTTGGATTTGAGCCGCCCTCAAACCCGATTCACTCGCAAAAGAACACCAGCAGAGTTTGCAGATCGTGATGAGTAAGAACATGTTTTTATGTCTGTGTTACCCGTGCTTAAAGCTCTTTCCATCAGTCTATCACCTGAGatcaagaaaatcaattccctTGAGTACGCACctctaaaaaatcaaattcaggcCATCAAGCAAGATGTTCTAAGGACTGTTCAGAGGCATACATTCGATTGTGCATCATTGGAATCTACAAGTATCTAGACAGAAAAGAATTgcattttattgaaaaaaaatgttcatccATTTGTATTGGTTATTTTCAGTTGCCTGTCTGACCATCAAAATCCGCAATCAGCAGCGCCATACATCAGCTTGGAAAAGAGACAAGTTTTCTCTCGTCACTTGCAAGGAGAACATTGAACGGCGCAACTCCCTGCTGAAACACCTCAGGGCGTACGATTACAAACGATTCGAATGGCTGTTGGAGAAACTTGACCTCGTCTACCATCCGCATCCCACGTAATTACCATCATTTCATTCCACTCCCCCGACTCCAATgacttacaaataaaaatttttttttatggtttcAGTACCATGGAACCAGTCACCCGTAAAGGCTCCATAATGAAGCTGACGACTATTTACTGCGACAGGATGCGCAACAAACGTCTGGATGATTACAGGAAGGaattagaaaaagagaaactgaAATTCGCCGAAGAAAAAGCCCAGCTAGAGAAAtggattgaagaagaagagcaacaACTCGGTTTGAGAAAGTAACAAACATAAATCAATTGactcttaaatttagtaaaaaagaaacaaaaaatatacacCAATGGTTTTTGATTCAGAGATATTCATAAccgccattcttt encodes the following:
- the LOC124313293 gene encoding 28S ribosomal protein S15, mitochondrial-like, translating into MFNRIFTTVKPFMVDTFVHQQSPLKCSSIFNILGIQLRTYNPKVNIEWVPPPKVSCLDPSKSGDRGTLPKLDLSRPQTRFTRKRTPAEFADRDDLSPEIKKINSLEYAPLKNQIQAIKQDVLRTVQRHTFDCASLESTIACLTIKIRNQQRHTSAWKRDKFSLVTCKENIERRNSLLKHLRAYDYKRFEWLLEKLDLVYHPHPTTMEPVTRKGSIMKLTTIYCDRMRNKRLDDYRKELEKEKLKFAEEKAQLEKWIEEEEQQLGLRK